The Ensifer adhaerens genome contains a region encoding:
- a CDS encoding LysR substrate-binding domain-containing protein, with product MQDLNDLKLFVDVVEQNGFAAAARKLNMPRSRLSRRIGLLEERLGVRLVQRSTRHFVITEIGREYYRHCLAMLVEAEAAQEMIERMRSEPQGVVHVSCPSSVVYFQVAEMIARFMAECPKVEVVLESTNRRVDVLREGIDIAIRVRFPPLEESDLAVKRFAESRQRLVASPALLAAIGKPLAAADLAAFPSLAWDPDRPEHDWRLEGPGGATAIVRHRPRLVTEDMVALRLAALSGVGICQLPEMVIRQDLKDGTLVDVLPGWAPRAGIIHAAFPSRRGLLPSVRALLDFLAAGYAELARLDEPRT from the coding sequence ATGCAGGACCTGAACGATCTCAAGCTGTTTGTCGACGTTGTCGAACAGAACGGCTTTGCCGCTGCCGCGCGCAAGCTCAACATGCCACGCTCGCGTTTGAGCCGCCGCATCGGCCTTCTGGAAGAGCGTCTTGGGGTGCGGCTGGTGCAGCGCTCGACCCGCCATTTCGTCATCACCGAGATCGGCCGGGAATACTACCGGCATTGCCTCGCCATGTTGGTGGAGGCCGAGGCGGCGCAGGAAATGATCGAGCGTATGCGCTCCGAGCCGCAGGGTGTGGTCCATGTCAGTTGCCCGTCCTCGGTGGTCTATTTCCAGGTCGCGGAAATGATCGCCCGGTTCATGGCAGAATGCCCGAAGGTCGAGGTCGTGCTCGAAAGCACCAACCGGCGCGTCGACGTGCTGCGCGAAGGCATCGACATCGCTATCCGCGTTCGCTTCCCGCCACTTGAAGAAAGCGATCTTGCCGTCAAGCGCTTTGCCGAGAGCAGGCAGCGGCTGGTCGCAAGCCCGGCACTGCTTGCGGCGATCGGCAAGCCGCTGGCGGCGGCCGACCTCGCCGCCTTCCCCAGCCTTGCCTGGGACCCGGATCGCCCCGAACACGACTGGCGGCTGGAGGGGCCCGGCGGAGCGACCGCAATCGTGCGCCATCGGCCGCGGCTCGTCACAGAAGATATGGTGGCCTTGCGGCTCGCCGCATTGAGCGGCGTCGGCATCTGCCAACTGCCGGAGATGGTGATACGGCAAGACCTGAAGGACGGTACGCTCGTCGACGTGCTACCCGGCTGGGCGCCGAGGGCTGGCATCATCCACGCGGCCTTTCCTTCACGTCGGGGTCTGCTCCCTTCGGTGCGTGCCCTGCTCGATTTTCTGGCCGCCGGATATGCGGAGCTTGCCCGTCTGGATGAGCCCAGAACCTGA
- a CDS encoding ROK family transcriptional regulator yields MNDMRLIRAKSGTNQEGTSAHNRRVMIDALRLNGQLSRADLARATALTKQTVSNIIEDLEQDGLVESLEAVRNGRGQPSTPYRLVPEGAFAIGLQIDRHVTRTIAVDLVGRVLARGEANLPAGGPATGVRTILELIEKTRRDLTEIAPQSEDRLVGLGAAMPGPFGIEADDDDTWMMAAWQNFPLLETLATGTGLDVGLQNDAAAAATAERMVGAAHGVDHAICIYLGYGLGAGLILNGELYRGANGNAGEIGMILSLPRGASLDERTPLEHRASIASLCRLLDLDPADPELYAHIDAVAAGPDERVRRWLDAAVFELRAAVQTLETIFDPQTVILCGGLPPGLARLLVEAMMPLLPSIAERRDRTLPRLQIGFTDPWAVAIGAAAEPISRTFDPRFSAILKTREHTAV; encoded by the coding sequence ATGAACGATATGCGCCTGATCCGGGCGAAGAGCGGCACCAATCAGGAGGGGACGAGCGCACACAACCGGCGCGTCATGATCGACGCGTTGCGGCTGAATGGGCAATTGTCCCGGGCGGACCTTGCCCGCGCGACGGCGCTCACGAAGCAGACGGTCTCCAACATCATCGAGGATCTGGAGCAGGACGGGCTGGTCGAATCACTAGAGGCGGTGCGCAATGGCCGCGGTCAGCCCTCGACCCCATACCGACTGGTACCGGAGGGAGCGTTTGCAATCGGCTTGCAGATCGACCGGCATGTGACGCGAACGATCGCGGTTGATCTCGTCGGCCGGGTGCTCGCCCGCGGCGAAGCCAATCTGCCGGCCGGCGGGCCGGCGACTGGCGTGCGGACGATCCTGGAATTGATCGAGAAGACCCGCCGTGACCTCACGGAGATCGCGCCGCAATCGGAAGACCGCCTCGTCGGCCTTGGCGCTGCGATGCCCGGTCCCTTCGGTATCGAAGCCGATGACGACGATACCTGGATGATGGCGGCCTGGCAGAACTTTCCGCTGCTCGAAACGCTTGCGACCGGAACGGGGCTCGACGTCGGCCTGCAGAACGATGCCGCTGCGGCGGCCACCGCCGAGCGCATGGTTGGGGCTGCGCACGGCGTCGACCATGCCATCTGCATCTATCTCGGCTATGGCCTTGGCGCCGGGCTGATCCTCAACGGCGAACTCTACCGTGGCGCCAATGGCAATGCCGGCGAGATCGGCATGATCCTCAGCCTGCCGCGTGGCGCATCGCTGGATGAACGCACGCCGCTCGAACACCGCGCCTCGATCGCCTCGCTCTGCAGGCTGCTCGACCTCGACCCGGCCGACCCCGAGCTTTACGCCCATATCGACGCGGTCGCCGCCGGCCCGGACGAGCGGGTGCGGCGTTGGCTCGATGCCGCGGTCTTCGAACTGCGCGCCGCCGTCCAGACGCTCGAAACGATCTTCGACCCGCAGACGGTGATCCTGTGCGGGGGGCTTCCGCCGGGGCTCGCGCGCCTGTTGGTCGAGGCGATGATGCCGCTGCTCCCCTCGATCGCCGAGCGGCGCGACAGGACACTGCCGCGCCTGCAGATCGGTTTCACCGACCCTTGGGCGGTGGCGATCGGGGCAGCCGCAGAGCCGATCAGCCGCACCTTCGATCCGCGCTTTTCCGCGATCCTGAAAACACGGGAGCATACCGCAGTGTAA
- a CDS encoding extracellular solute-binding protein, whose translation MLKSIRTTLLCATLAGVSFVGHAHAETTLNALFMAQAAYSEADVRAMTEAFTKANPDVKVNLEFVPYEGLHDKTVLAQGSGGGYDVVLFDVIWPAEYASNKVLVDVTDRITGEMKSGVLPGAWTTVEYDGKRYGMPWILDTKYLFYNKEILEKAGIKAPPKTWDELAEQAKVIKDKGLLATPIAWSWSQAEAAICDYTTLVSAYGGKFIDGGKPAFTSGGGLDALNYMVTSYSSGLTNPNSKEFLEEDVRKVFQNGEAAFALNWTYMYNLANDPKESKVAGKVGVVPAPGVAGKSEVSAVNGSMGLGITSTSKNPDEAWKYIVYMTSQQTQNAYAKLSLPIWASSYEDASVTKGQEELIGAAKLGLAAMYPRPTTPKYQELSTALQQAIQEALLGQASAEDALKTAAENSGL comes from the coding sequence ATGTTGAAATCCATAAGAACCACACTGCTTTGCGCGACCCTTGCCGGCGTATCCTTCGTCGGGCACGCGCATGCGGAAACGACGCTCAACGCTCTCTTCATGGCCCAGGCGGCCTATAGCGAGGCGGACGTGCGCGCCATGACGGAGGCCTTCACCAAGGCCAACCCGGACGTGAAGGTCAATCTCGAGTTCGTTCCCTATGAGGGCCTTCACGACAAGACCGTGCTGGCGCAGGGCTCCGGCGGCGGCTACGACGTCGTGCTCTTCGACGTTATCTGGCCGGCCGAATATGCCTCCAACAAGGTTCTCGTCGACGTGACCGACCGCATCACCGGCGAGATGAAGTCCGGCGTGTTGCCGGGCGCCTGGACGACCGTCGAATATGACGGCAAGCGCTATGGCATGCCCTGGATCCTCGACACCAAATATCTGTTCTACAACAAGGAAATCCTGGAGAAGGCCGGCATCAAGGCGCCGCCGAAGACCTGGGACGAGCTTGCCGAACAGGCGAAGGTGATCAAGGACAAGGGACTGCTCGCGACCCCGATCGCCTGGAGCTGGTCGCAGGCCGAAGCCGCGATCTGCGACTACACCACGCTGGTCAGCGCCTATGGCGGCAAGTTCATCGACGGCGGCAAGCCGGCCTTCACCTCGGGCGGCGGCCTCGATGCGCTCAACTACATGGTGACGAGCTACTCTTCCGGCCTCACCAACCCGAACTCGAAGGAGTTTCTGGAGGAGGACGTGCGCAAGGTGTTCCAGAACGGCGAAGCCGCATTCGCGCTCAACTGGACCTACATGTACAACCTCGCCAACGATCCGAAGGAAAGCAAGGTTGCCGGAAAGGTCGGCGTCGTGCCGGCGCCAGGCGTGGCGGGCAAGAGCGAAGTCTCCGCCGTCAATGGTTCGATGGGTCTTGGCATCACCTCGACCAGCAAGAACCCGGACGAGGCCTGGAAGTACATCGTCTACATGACCTCGCAGCAGACGCAGAATGCCTACGCAAAGCTCAGCCTGCCGATCTGGGCGTCTTCCTACGAGGATGCCAGCGTGACGAAGGGCCAGGAAGAGCTGATCGGCGCTGCCAAGCTCGGCCTCGCGGCCATGTATCCGCGCCCGACGACCCCGAAGTACCAGGAACTTTCGACTGCCCTTCAGCAAGCGATCCAGGAAGCACTGCTCGGCCAGGCTTCGGCTGAGGACGCCCTGAAGACAGCGGCCGAAAACAGCGGCCTCTGA
- a CDS encoding carbohydrate ABC transporter permease, whose protein sequence is MSGTWITTRAWLLMLPLLVVMIAVIGWPLVDTVRLSFTDARLVGTEGTFVGFDNYAKMLGGSNFLRAFVTTTWFAVVSVTAEMVIGVLAALLLNQQFRGRTALRALMILPWALPTVVNATLWRLIYNPEYGALNAALTQIGLIDSYRSWLGEPGSALTALIIADCWKNFPLVALIALAALQAVPRDITAASLVDGAGPFNRFRYVIMPYLAGPLLVALVLRTIEAFKVFDLIWVMTRGGPANSTRTLSILVYQEAFSFQRAGSGASLALIVTLLVTVLAVAYAGLVRKAAGAS, encoded by the coding sequence ATGTCCGGCACCTGGATAACAACGCGCGCATGGCTGCTCATGCTGCCGCTGCTGGTGGTGATGATTGCGGTCATCGGCTGGCCGTTGGTCGATACCGTCAGGCTTTCCTTCACCGACGCCAGGCTCGTCGGCACGGAAGGCACGTTCGTCGGCTTCGACAATTATGCGAAAATGCTCGGCGGCTCGAACTTCCTGCGCGCCTTCGTGACGACGACCTGGTTCGCGGTCGTTTCGGTCACGGCGGAAATGGTGATCGGCGTGCTCGCGGCCCTGCTGCTCAACCAGCAATTTCGTGGCCGCACAGCGCTTAGAGCCCTGATGATCCTGCCCTGGGCGCTGCCGACGGTGGTCAACGCCACCCTCTGGCGGCTGATCTACAACCCGGAATATGGCGCGCTCAACGCCGCCTTGACGCAAATCGGCCTGATCGACAGTTACCGCTCGTGGCTGGGCGAACCCGGCTCGGCACTGACGGCGCTGATCATCGCCGATTGCTGGAAGAACTTTCCGCTGGTCGCGCTGATTGCGCTTGCCGCCCTTCAGGCCGTGCCGCGCGACATCACCGCCGCCTCGCTCGTCGATGGCGCCGGGCCTTTCAACCGTTTCCGCTACGTCATCATGCCCTATCTCGCAGGTCCGTTGCTGGTCGCCCTGGTGCTGCGCACGATCGAGGCCTTCAAGGTGTTCGACCTGATCTGGGTTATGACGCGTGGCGGGCCGGCAAACAGCACCCGCACATTGTCGATCCTCGTGTACCAGGAAGCCTTCTCCTTCCAGCGGGCGGGGTCGGGCGCATCGCTCGCGCTGATCGTCACGCTGCTCGTCACCGTGCTCGCCGTCGCCTATGCCGGCCTGGTGCGCAAAGCTGCAGGAGCGTCGTGA
- a CDS encoding carbohydrate ABC transporter permease — translation MERQNPVFTAFVYASALLLAAIILAPILWLFVMSISSAADLSTKPLNWWPSEIDLSRYRLLLSTIENSAGAAFTASLFNSLKVAGMATLAAIAVAIPAAWAVSRTPSISWSLYGVIATYMLPPVALAVPLYMGLAYLGLLNSVFGLALVYLTILAPFTTWLLKSGFDSIPKEIESAAMIDGARLDQILRLITLPLAAPVMATSALFAFLLAWDEFFYALLFTSDLRAKTLTVAISDLAGGRVSDYGLIATAGVLAALPPVLIGLVMQRALISGLTSGGVKG, via the coding sequence ATGGAACGTCAGAACCCGGTTTTCACCGCCTTCGTCTACGCCTCGGCACTGCTGCTCGCGGCCATCATCCTCGCCCCGATCCTCTGGCTCTTCGTCATGAGCATCTCGTCGGCCGCCGATCTGTCGACCAAGCCGCTCAACTGGTGGCCCAGCGAGATCGACCTGTCGCGCTATCGGCTGCTCCTGTCGACGATCGAAAACAGCGCCGGCGCCGCCTTCACCGCTTCGCTGTTCAACAGCCTCAAGGTCGCCGGCATGGCAACGCTGGCGGCAATCGCCGTCGCCATTCCGGCCGCCTGGGCGGTCTCGCGCACGCCCAGCATCTCCTGGTCGCTCTATGGCGTCATCGCCACCTACATGCTGCCGCCGGTCGCGCTCGCCGTACCGCTTTACATGGGCCTTGCCTATCTCGGGCTTCTGAACTCGGTCTTCGGTCTCGCGCTCGTCTATCTCACCATTCTGGCGCCATTCACGACCTGGCTGCTGAAATCCGGCTTCGATTCCATTCCGAAGGAGATCGAGAGTGCGGCGATGATCGATGGTGCCCGCCTCGATCAGATCCTCCGACTGATCACGCTGCCGCTCGCCGCACCGGTCATGGCAACGTCGGCGCTTTTCGCCTTCCTGCTTGCCTGGGACGAGTTCTTCTACGCGCTGCTCTTCACCTCGGATCTGCGCGCCAAGACCCTTACGGTTGCCATCTCCGATCTCGCCGGCGGCCGTGTCTCCGATTACGGGCTGATCGCCACAGCCGGGGTGCTCGCCGCCCTGCCCCCAGTGCTGATCGGCCTTGTCATGCAGCGCGCCCTGATTTCCGGGCTCACCAGCGGCGGTGTCAAAGGATGA